The proteins below come from a single Rosa rugosa chromosome 2, drRosRugo1.1, whole genome shotgun sequence genomic window:
- the LOC133734154 gene encoding uncharacterized protein LOC133734154 isoform X3 has protein sequence MHLEELEDPEKFAEEGGKVITGQEYVSRLHELKAEINHTWHADDRVTSLKLSIKVAKLLMDTSILQCYPTLFVLAMDIMDMLGDMVWERIKLKAELAEDGTKLCLLPVNFMVSDICSDAKETCNNWFSKIGAIRELLPRIYLELALLPCWRFLHDRPLDCLQRLVMMTRGLADPLASAYCRLYMAHCFRKLHSHDIGCLLTCVNDFKILLMRVISAKETFHRNLTENKRLLISLMEPTIDYIMKCIFKNVSERQVNDVLVELGLGSNQVELRGRFPCASIILHHLVKQLPSQVVSSGAMEIIRLIESSNDDSYHQCLNYRLLGFRLCERKSEMDTVNAVVDKVIQVITQYEGLDEYLKVVDAYVDIFLQNHMDDHLNSILEGISNRACSQGIAEDELTTLQSILVKLLSYYEDLQDVIAMTPFMKILDLMRGSSQSIVNMQILDMGIRNGCIRDRTTIQFLFEISQALHDDEIFVNVKDDSNQPARLISSFVSLVDYGAELESHLTFLVECRAAFGSIHWLKETLVRSSNCLAIKALKDGNRHISFIKSCVAFSEVTLPSISAQTKQLNLYLETAEVALLGGLVSHSDGLIDSAINSLQISEAMDGSRTPFDADGILSSIQKLFSLLVMVPGNPEHGVTFYPKNLVSLVNSQPWMTPRMRVKIFCAVVSLLAALSQRDLPYHADKGKLLGNNILFFGHSSYLSELALMCKFVLQNLVDTIQQEPSKAARGSMALEACNCIASSFIPSQEISSICANLIETGKSCMGTSHPYLLSTIKFMDHLLVPSVAV, from the exons ATGCATTTGGAGGAACTGGAAGATCCagaaaaatttgcagaagagGGTGGCAAAGTCATCACAGGACAGGAATATGTTTCCCGGTTACATGAGCTCAAAGCTGAAATAAATCACACTTGGCATGCTGATGATCGTGTGACATCTTTGAAATTATCAATAAAA GTAGCTAAGCTTTTGATGGATACATCTATTTTACAATGTTATCCTACACTTTTTGTTCTTGCTATGGATATTATGGATATGCTTGGGGATATGGTGTGGGAACGCATCAAGTTGAAAGCTGAATTAGCTGAAGATGGAACCAAACTCTGCTTGTTACCAG TGAACTTCATGGTGAGTGATATTTGCTCCGATGCCAAAGAAACTTGCAATAATTGGTTCAGCAAAATTGGTGCAATCCGAGAGCTTCTTCCACGTAT TTATTTGGAGCTCGCATTATTGCCTTGCTGGCGTTTCTTGCATGATCGACCTCTAGACTGTCTTCAGCGCTTGGTAATGATGACAAGAGGGTTAGCAGATCCATTGGCATCTGCCTACTGTCGCTTATATATGGCCCATTGTTTTAGAAAGTTGCACTCTCATGATATAG GATGTCTGCTCACCTGCGTTAATGACTTCAAAATTTTGTTGATGCGGGTGATATCGGCAAAGGAAACATTTCACAGAAACTTGACTGAAAACAAAAGATTGCTTATCAGTCTAATGGAACCAACCATTGATTATATCATGAAATGCATATTTAAAAATGTGTCCGAG AGACAAGTAAATGATGTACTAGTGGAGCTTGGGCTTGGATCTAATCAAGTGGAGCTGCGTGGAAGGTTCCCATGCGCCTCAATTATCCTTCATCATCTAGTCAAACAACTTCCATCGCAAGTAGTTAGCTCAGGTGCTATGGAGATCATTCGGCTCATTGAGTCCAGCAATGATGATTCCTATCATCAG TGCTTGAATTACAGGTTACTTGGATTTAGGCTGTGTGAAAGAAAATCTGAAATGGACACTGTCAATGCTGTGGTGGACAAAGTCATTCAG GTTATTACTCAATATGAAGGCCTTGATGAGTACTTGAAGGTTGTGGATGCTTATGTGGACATTTTCCTTCAAAATCATATG GATGACCACCTGAACTCCATTTTGGAAGGTATTTCAAACCGAGCATGCAGTCAAGGGATTGCTGAAGATGAACTGACGACCTTGCAGTCTATCTTGGTGAAGCTTCTTTCTTATTACGAGGATTTACAAGACGTAATTGCTATG ACCCCTTTTATGAAGATCTTGGATTTAATGCGTGGAAGTTCACAAAGCATTGTCAATATGCAGATCCTTGACATGGGGATAAG GAATGGTTGTATACGTGATCGGACAACTATACAGTTTCTTTTTGAAATTTCCCAGGCTCTACATGATGATGAAATTTTTGTGAATGTAAAAGATGATTCTAACCAACCAGCACGTTTGATTTCTTCTTTTGTCTCACTG GTTGATTATGGGGCAGAGTTGGAAAGTCATTTGACCTTCTTAGTTGAATGCCGTGCAGCTTTTGGTAGCATACACTGGCTTAAG GAAACTCTTGTTCGCTCGAGTAATTGTTTAGCAATTAAGGCTCTGAAAGATGGGAATAGACATATCAGTTTTATCAAATCCTGCGTAGCATTTTCTGAAGTCACATTACCTTCCATTTCAGCTCAGACTAAGCAGTTAAATCTGTATCTTGAGACTGCAGag GTAGCCTTACTTGGTGGTCTAGTTTCTCATTCAGATGGACTGATTGACTCAGCAATCAACTCTTTGCAAATTTCAGAAGCGATGGATG GGTCCAGAACACCATTTGATGCTGATGGAATACTCTCCTCAATTCAAAAGTTATTCAGCCTCTTGGTTATGGTTCCAG GTAATCCTGAGCATGGAGTTACTTTCTATCCAAAGAACTTGGTATCGCTTGTAAATTCTCAGCCATG gATGACACCAAGAATGAGAGTGAAGATTTTTTGTGCAGTTGTTTCTCTGTTAGCGGCACTATCTCAACGAGATCTGCCTTACCATGCAGATAAGGGAAAG CTTCTAGGAAACAACATACTGTTCTTTGGTCATTCATCGTATTTAAGTGAGCTTGCCTTGATGTGCAAGTTTGTTCTTCAGAACCTGGTTGATACTATTCAACAAGAACCTTCCAAG GCTGCTCGTGGAAGTATGGCGCTTGAAGCTTGCAACTGCATTGCATCATCTTTCATT CCAAGTCAGGAAATATCCTCAATTTGCGCCAATCTAATAGAAACTGGGAAATCGTGTATGGGCACTAGCCACCCGTATCTGCTATCGACGATCAAATTTATGGATCACTTGCTGGTTCCATCTGTTGCAGTATGA
- the LOC133734154 gene encoding uncharacterized protein LOC133734154 isoform X1 — translation MLSNSMEFRPRNYTAEKQAHALPRSRADDHPLSAPSSPPRHQVEVVDDGDTDYLDPLRRSDNNAAVSIEDLEGIEDSSASGLSSEASIQNPSKEWVSFKRSLMQRFPVSKTVLTSSMSDVIVKGRKTYDKSSTNMHLEELEDPEKFAEEGGKVITGQEYVSRLHELKAEINHTWHADDRVTSLKLSIKVAKLLMDTSILQCYPTLFVLAMDIMDMLGDMVWERIKLKAELAEDGTKLCLLPVNFMVSDICSDAKETCNNWFSKIGAIRELLPRIYLELALLPCWRFLHDRPLDCLQRLVMMTRGLADPLASAYCRLYMAHCFRKLHSHDIGCLLTCVNDFKILLMRVISAKETFHRNLTENKRLLISLMEPTIDYIMKCIFKNVSERQVNDVLVELGLGSNQVELRGRFPCASIILHHLVKQLPSQVVSSGAMEIIRLIESSNDDSYHQCLNYRLLGFRLCERKSEMDTVNAVVDKVIQVITQYEGLDEYLKVVDAYVDIFLQNHMDDHLNSILEGISNRACSQGIAEDELTTLQSILVKLLSYYEDLQDVIAMTPFMKILDLMRGSSQSIVNMQILDMGIRNGCIRDRTTIQFLFEISQALHDDEIFVNVKDDSNQPARLISSFVSLVDYGAELESHLTFLVECRAAFGSIHWLKETLVRSSNCLAIKALKDGNRHISFIKSCVAFSEVTLPSISAQTKQLNLYLETAEVALLGGLVSHSDGLIDSAINSLQISEAMDGSRTPFDADGILSSIQKLFSLLVMVPGNPEHGVTFYPKNLVSLVNSQPWMTPRMRVKIFCAVVSLLAALSQRDLPYHADKGKLLGNNILFFGHSSYLSELALMCKFVLQNLVDTIQQEPSKAARGSMALEACNCIASSFIPSQEISSICANLIETGKSCMGTSHPYLLSTIKFMDHLLVPSVAV, via the exons GTTGAGGTTGTTGATGATGGGGACACCGACTATCTTGACCCGCTCAGAAGGTCAGATAACAATGCAGCAGTTTCTATAGAGGATTTGGAAGGCATTGAAGACAGTTCTGCTTCGGGACTCTCCAGTGAAGCTTCGATTCAAAATCCATCAAAAGAATGGGTCTCTTTTAAGAGGTCACTGATGCAGCGGTTTCCGGTCTCCAAAACCGTTTTGACTTCTTCA ATGTCCGATGTGATAGTGAAAGGCAGAAAAA CATATGACAAATCTTCAACAAATATGCATTTGGAGGAACTGGAAGATCCagaaaaatttgcagaagagGGTGGCAAAGTCATCACAGGACAGGAATATGTTTCCCGGTTACATGAGCTCAAAGCTGAAATAAATCACACTTGGCATGCTGATGATCGTGTGACATCTTTGAAATTATCAATAAAA GTAGCTAAGCTTTTGATGGATACATCTATTTTACAATGTTATCCTACACTTTTTGTTCTTGCTATGGATATTATGGATATGCTTGGGGATATGGTGTGGGAACGCATCAAGTTGAAAGCTGAATTAGCTGAAGATGGAACCAAACTCTGCTTGTTACCAG TGAACTTCATGGTGAGTGATATTTGCTCCGATGCCAAAGAAACTTGCAATAATTGGTTCAGCAAAATTGGTGCAATCCGAGAGCTTCTTCCACGTAT TTATTTGGAGCTCGCATTATTGCCTTGCTGGCGTTTCTTGCATGATCGACCTCTAGACTGTCTTCAGCGCTTGGTAATGATGACAAGAGGGTTAGCAGATCCATTGGCATCTGCCTACTGTCGCTTATATATGGCCCATTGTTTTAGAAAGTTGCACTCTCATGATATAG GATGTCTGCTCACCTGCGTTAATGACTTCAAAATTTTGTTGATGCGGGTGATATCGGCAAAGGAAACATTTCACAGAAACTTGACTGAAAACAAAAGATTGCTTATCAGTCTAATGGAACCAACCATTGATTATATCATGAAATGCATATTTAAAAATGTGTCCGAG AGACAAGTAAATGATGTACTAGTGGAGCTTGGGCTTGGATCTAATCAAGTGGAGCTGCGTGGAAGGTTCCCATGCGCCTCAATTATCCTTCATCATCTAGTCAAACAACTTCCATCGCAAGTAGTTAGCTCAGGTGCTATGGAGATCATTCGGCTCATTGAGTCCAGCAATGATGATTCCTATCATCAG TGCTTGAATTACAGGTTACTTGGATTTAGGCTGTGTGAAAGAAAATCTGAAATGGACACTGTCAATGCTGTGGTGGACAAAGTCATTCAG GTTATTACTCAATATGAAGGCCTTGATGAGTACTTGAAGGTTGTGGATGCTTATGTGGACATTTTCCTTCAAAATCATATG GATGACCACCTGAACTCCATTTTGGAAGGTATTTCAAACCGAGCATGCAGTCAAGGGATTGCTGAAGATGAACTGACGACCTTGCAGTCTATCTTGGTGAAGCTTCTTTCTTATTACGAGGATTTACAAGACGTAATTGCTATG ACCCCTTTTATGAAGATCTTGGATTTAATGCGTGGAAGTTCACAAAGCATTGTCAATATGCAGATCCTTGACATGGGGATAAG GAATGGTTGTATACGTGATCGGACAACTATACAGTTTCTTTTTGAAATTTCCCAGGCTCTACATGATGATGAAATTTTTGTGAATGTAAAAGATGATTCTAACCAACCAGCACGTTTGATTTCTTCTTTTGTCTCACTG GTTGATTATGGGGCAGAGTTGGAAAGTCATTTGACCTTCTTAGTTGAATGCCGTGCAGCTTTTGGTAGCATACACTGGCTTAAG GAAACTCTTGTTCGCTCGAGTAATTGTTTAGCAATTAAGGCTCTGAAAGATGGGAATAGACATATCAGTTTTATCAAATCCTGCGTAGCATTTTCTGAAGTCACATTACCTTCCATTTCAGCTCAGACTAAGCAGTTAAATCTGTATCTTGAGACTGCAGag GTAGCCTTACTTGGTGGTCTAGTTTCTCATTCAGATGGACTGATTGACTCAGCAATCAACTCTTTGCAAATTTCAGAAGCGATGGATG GGTCCAGAACACCATTTGATGCTGATGGAATACTCTCCTCAATTCAAAAGTTATTCAGCCTCTTGGTTATGGTTCCAG GTAATCCTGAGCATGGAGTTACTTTCTATCCAAAGAACTTGGTATCGCTTGTAAATTCTCAGCCATG gATGACACCAAGAATGAGAGTGAAGATTTTTTGTGCAGTTGTTTCTCTGTTAGCGGCACTATCTCAACGAGATCTGCCTTACCATGCAGATAAGGGAAAG CTTCTAGGAAACAACATACTGTTCTTTGGTCATTCATCGTATTTAAGTGAGCTTGCCTTGATGTGCAAGTTTGTTCTTCAGAACCTGGTTGATACTATTCAACAAGAACCTTCCAAG GCTGCTCGTGGAAGTATGGCGCTTGAAGCTTGCAACTGCATTGCATCATCTTTCATT CCAAGTCAGGAAATATCCTCAATTTGCGCCAATCTAATAGAAACTGGGAAATCGTGTATGGGCACTAGCCACCCGTATCTGCTATCGACGATCAAATTTATGGATCACTTGCTGGTTCCATCTGTTGCAGTATGA
- the LOC133734154 gene encoding uncharacterized protein LOC133734154 isoform X2 has translation MLSNSMEFRPRNYTAEKQAHALPRSRADDHPLSAPSSPPRHQVEVVDDGDTDYLDPLRRSDNNAAVSIEDLEGIEDSSASGLSSEASIQNPSKEWVSFKRSLMQRFPVSKTVLTSSMSDVIVKGRKTYDKSSTNMHLEELEDPEKFAEEGGKVITGQEYVSRLHELKAEINHTWHADDRVTSLKLSIKVAKLLMDTSILQCYPTLFVLAMDIMDMLGDMVWERIKLKAELAEDGTKLCLLPVNFMVSDICSDAKETCNNWFSKIGAIRELLPRIYLELALLPCWRFLHDRPLDCLQRLVMMTRGLADPLASAYCRLYMAHCFRKLHSHDIGCLLTCVNDFKILLMRVISAKETFHRNLTENKRLLISLMEPTIDYIMKCIFKNVSERQVNDVLVELGLGSNQVELRGRFPCASIILHHLVKQLPSQVVSSGAMEIIRLIESSNDDSYHQCLNYRLLGFRLCERKSEMDTVNAVVDKVIQDDHLNSILEGISNRACSQGIAEDELTTLQSILVKLLSYYEDLQDVIAMTPFMKILDLMRGSSQSIVNMQILDMGIRNGCIRDRTTIQFLFEISQALHDDEIFVNVKDDSNQPARLISSFVSLVDYGAELESHLTFLVECRAAFGSIHWLKETLVRSSNCLAIKALKDGNRHISFIKSCVAFSEVTLPSISAQTKQLNLYLETAEVALLGGLVSHSDGLIDSAINSLQISEAMDGSRTPFDADGILSSIQKLFSLLVMVPGNPEHGVTFYPKNLVSLVNSQPWMTPRMRVKIFCAVVSLLAALSQRDLPYHADKGKLLGNNILFFGHSSYLSELALMCKFVLQNLVDTIQQEPSKAARGSMALEACNCIASSFIPSQEISSICANLIETGKSCMGTSHPYLLSTIKFMDHLLVPSVAV, from the exons GTTGAGGTTGTTGATGATGGGGACACCGACTATCTTGACCCGCTCAGAAGGTCAGATAACAATGCAGCAGTTTCTATAGAGGATTTGGAAGGCATTGAAGACAGTTCTGCTTCGGGACTCTCCAGTGAAGCTTCGATTCAAAATCCATCAAAAGAATGGGTCTCTTTTAAGAGGTCACTGATGCAGCGGTTTCCGGTCTCCAAAACCGTTTTGACTTCTTCA ATGTCCGATGTGATAGTGAAAGGCAGAAAAA CATATGACAAATCTTCAACAAATATGCATTTGGAGGAACTGGAAGATCCagaaaaatttgcagaagagGGTGGCAAAGTCATCACAGGACAGGAATATGTTTCCCGGTTACATGAGCTCAAAGCTGAAATAAATCACACTTGGCATGCTGATGATCGTGTGACATCTTTGAAATTATCAATAAAA GTAGCTAAGCTTTTGATGGATACATCTATTTTACAATGTTATCCTACACTTTTTGTTCTTGCTATGGATATTATGGATATGCTTGGGGATATGGTGTGGGAACGCATCAAGTTGAAAGCTGAATTAGCTGAAGATGGAACCAAACTCTGCTTGTTACCAG TGAACTTCATGGTGAGTGATATTTGCTCCGATGCCAAAGAAACTTGCAATAATTGGTTCAGCAAAATTGGTGCAATCCGAGAGCTTCTTCCACGTAT TTATTTGGAGCTCGCATTATTGCCTTGCTGGCGTTTCTTGCATGATCGACCTCTAGACTGTCTTCAGCGCTTGGTAATGATGACAAGAGGGTTAGCAGATCCATTGGCATCTGCCTACTGTCGCTTATATATGGCCCATTGTTTTAGAAAGTTGCACTCTCATGATATAG GATGTCTGCTCACCTGCGTTAATGACTTCAAAATTTTGTTGATGCGGGTGATATCGGCAAAGGAAACATTTCACAGAAACTTGACTGAAAACAAAAGATTGCTTATCAGTCTAATGGAACCAACCATTGATTATATCATGAAATGCATATTTAAAAATGTGTCCGAG AGACAAGTAAATGATGTACTAGTGGAGCTTGGGCTTGGATCTAATCAAGTGGAGCTGCGTGGAAGGTTCCCATGCGCCTCAATTATCCTTCATCATCTAGTCAAACAACTTCCATCGCAAGTAGTTAGCTCAGGTGCTATGGAGATCATTCGGCTCATTGAGTCCAGCAATGATGATTCCTATCATCAG TGCTTGAATTACAGGTTACTTGGATTTAGGCTGTGTGAAAGAAAATCTGAAATGGACACTGTCAATGCTGTGGTGGACAAAGTCATTCAG GATGACCACCTGAACTCCATTTTGGAAGGTATTTCAAACCGAGCATGCAGTCAAGGGATTGCTGAAGATGAACTGACGACCTTGCAGTCTATCTTGGTGAAGCTTCTTTCTTATTACGAGGATTTACAAGACGTAATTGCTATG ACCCCTTTTATGAAGATCTTGGATTTAATGCGTGGAAGTTCACAAAGCATTGTCAATATGCAGATCCTTGACATGGGGATAAG GAATGGTTGTATACGTGATCGGACAACTATACAGTTTCTTTTTGAAATTTCCCAGGCTCTACATGATGATGAAATTTTTGTGAATGTAAAAGATGATTCTAACCAACCAGCACGTTTGATTTCTTCTTTTGTCTCACTG GTTGATTATGGGGCAGAGTTGGAAAGTCATTTGACCTTCTTAGTTGAATGCCGTGCAGCTTTTGGTAGCATACACTGGCTTAAG GAAACTCTTGTTCGCTCGAGTAATTGTTTAGCAATTAAGGCTCTGAAAGATGGGAATAGACATATCAGTTTTATCAAATCCTGCGTAGCATTTTCTGAAGTCACATTACCTTCCATTTCAGCTCAGACTAAGCAGTTAAATCTGTATCTTGAGACTGCAGag GTAGCCTTACTTGGTGGTCTAGTTTCTCATTCAGATGGACTGATTGACTCAGCAATCAACTCTTTGCAAATTTCAGAAGCGATGGATG GGTCCAGAACACCATTTGATGCTGATGGAATACTCTCCTCAATTCAAAAGTTATTCAGCCTCTTGGTTATGGTTCCAG GTAATCCTGAGCATGGAGTTACTTTCTATCCAAAGAACTTGGTATCGCTTGTAAATTCTCAGCCATG gATGACACCAAGAATGAGAGTGAAGATTTTTTGTGCAGTTGTTTCTCTGTTAGCGGCACTATCTCAACGAGATCTGCCTTACCATGCAGATAAGGGAAAG CTTCTAGGAAACAACATACTGTTCTTTGGTCATTCATCGTATTTAAGTGAGCTTGCCTTGATGTGCAAGTTTGTTCTTCAGAACCTGGTTGATACTATTCAACAAGAACCTTCCAAG GCTGCTCGTGGAAGTATGGCGCTTGAAGCTTGCAACTGCATTGCATCATCTTTCATT CCAAGTCAGGAAATATCCTCAATTTGCGCCAATCTAATAGAAACTGGGAAATCGTGTATGGGCACTAGCCACCCGTATCTGCTATCGACGATCAAATTTATGGATCACTTGCTGGTTCCATCTGTTGCAGTATGA